One genomic segment of Trichococcus shcherbakoviae includes these proteins:
- a CDS encoding helix-turn-helix domain-containing protein, translating into MGRNKKYVISLTDDEVRRLKSVLRKKTTTRTLKCRCQILLDLDEAHGKTLTHQQCAKSIGVCIATVHNVIKYYIDGGVENVLTVGRSVNSDNARRKIDGRAEAKLIEMACGPAPEGRSRWTLRLLEEKAKVELEIPVGKDAIGRTLKKTNYDLTKNNIGASRQKKTQHS; encoded by the coding sequence ATGGGAAGAAACAAGAAGTACGTTATCTCATTGACAGATGATGAAGTACGCAGATTAAAAAGTGTTTTGCGTAAGAAAACGACTACTCGAACCCTAAAATGCAGATGCCAGATTTTATTAGACCTCGATGAAGCACATGGGAAAACACTTACCCATCAACAATGTGCCAAATCTATCGGTGTTTGTATCGCGACTGTGCACAATGTAATCAAGTACTATATTGACGGCGGTGTTGAAAATGTTCTAACAGTCGGTAGAAGTGTCAATTCTGATAATGCCCGTAGGAAAATCGATGGACGCGCGGAAGCAAAACTCATTGAAATGGCCTGCGGCCCAGCTCCAGAAGGTCGTTCCAGATGGACCCTTCGCCTTCTGGAAGAGAAAGCAAAAGTTGAACTTGAAATTCCCGTTGGCAAAGATGCCATCGGAAGAACCTTAAAAAAAACGAATTACGACCTCACAAAAAACAATATTGGTGCATCCCGTCAAAAGAAAACGCAGCATTCGTAG
- a CDS encoding IS1634 family transposase produces the protein MSLVYVTNKKNGTTYVYESTNYWDKEKKQSRSKRVCIGKLDEAGNLVPSKRLAMPPALAPAKQGPVPSTVMKRSFYGATYLFDKIGELLGVTADLKACFPESYKQILSIAYFLILEDRNTMLRFPKWDRTHSHPYGSCIPSQRSSDLFASVTEEAKNRFFSLQAKRRTENEYWAYDTTSVSSYSESLKQVKYGINKDHDPLAQINLALLFGEESGLPFYYRKLAGNISDVKTVKHLLADLGNLGFSKVKLVMDRGFYSKENIDALYQNHLKFLMATKVSLKYVQEELNKVRDNIRTRANYNASYQLYSHTATIDWEYSQKRPYKGDVIEGKRRMYLHLYFSGEKALEHENRFNALLDRLEAELVSGNRKAEHEKQYAKYFEITSTPKRGTKVTPKQKAITQAEKDYGFFALISNEIKDPIAALDLYRNKDIVEKAFGNLKERLNLRRTAVSSESSLEGKLFVQFIALIYLSYIKKQMSEKGLYKNYTMQELLDELDVIEAFENPGSAVRVGEITKKQSQLYNTLGVVPPTTL, from the coding sequence ATGAGTTTAGTATATGTAACCAACAAAAAGAACGGCACTACCTATGTTTACGAATCAACCAACTATTGGGATAAAGAAAAGAAACAGTCGCGCAGCAAGCGTGTCTGCATAGGAAAACTGGACGAAGCTGGGAACCTGGTTCCCTCTAAGCGATTGGCTATGCCGCCGGCATTAGCACCTGCAAAGCAAGGGCCGGTACCATCCACCGTCATGAAACGAAGCTTCTACGGAGCGACCTATCTGTTTGACAAAATCGGAGAACTGCTTGGTGTTACAGCCGATCTAAAAGCTTGCTTTCCTGAAAGCTATAAGCAGATACTCTCGATTGCCTACTTCTTGATTTTGGAAGATCGCAATACGATGCTTCGTTTTCCAAAGTGGGATCGCACTCATTCCCATCCTTACGGCAGCTGTATTCCCTCGCAAAGAAGCAGCGATCTGTTTGCCTCGGTTACGGAAGAAGCTAAAAATCGTTTTTTCAGCCTGCAGGCTAAGCGACGGACGGAGAATGAATATTGGGCTTATGATACTACCAGTGTTTCCTCCTATTCAGAGTCTCTTAAGCAAGTCAAATACGGTATCAACAAGGACCACGATCCGCTTGCGCAGATCAATCTTGCTTTGTTGTTTGGTGAAGAATCTGGCTTACCGTTTTACTACCGCAAGTTAGCAGGCAATATAAGCGATGTCAAAACAGTGAAGCACTTGCTTGCCGATCTAGGCAATCTTGGTTTTAGCAAGGTCAAACTCGTAATGGACCGAGGGTTTTACAGCAAGGAAAATATCGATGCCTTGTACCAAAATCATTTGAAATTTTTGATGGCCACAAAAGTATCCCTGAAATACGTGCAGGAAGAACTGAACAAGGTTCGAGATAACATCCGCACACGCGCTAATTACAATGCCAGCTACCAACTTTACAGCCATACTGCAACGATAGACTGGGAGTATTCACAGAAACGCCCGTACAAAGGCGATGTGATTGAAGGGAAACGGCGGATGTACCTGCATCTTTATTTTAGCGGTGAAAAAGCACTGGAGCACGAGAACCGTTTCAATGCGCTTCTTGATCGGCTCGAAGCAGAACTAGTTTCCGGGAACCGCAAAGCAGAACACGAAAAGCAGTACGCTAAATACTTCGAAATCACTTCAACACCAAAACGCGGGACAAAGGTAACCCCAAAACAAAAAGCCATTACCCAAGCAGAAAAAGACTACGGATTCTTTGCCCTCATCAGCAATGAAATCAAGGATCCCATCGCCGCTTTAGATTTGTACCGTAACAAAGACATCGTTGAGAAAGCCTTTGGAAATCTTAAAGAGCGGTTGAATTTACGGCGCACAGCCGTTTCATCAGAAAGTTCGCTTGAAGGAAAATTATTCGTGCAGTTTATTGCATTGATCTATTTATCGTACATCAAAAAGCAGATGTCCGAAAAAGGGCTGTATAAAAATTATACGATGCAGGAATTACTGGACGAATTGGATGTCATTGAGGCATTTGAAAATCCAGGCAGTGCAGTGCGAGTGGGTGAGATTACGAAGAAGCAGTCGCAATTATATAACACCTTAGGTGTTGTGCCCCCGACCACGTTATAA
- a CDS encoding recombinase family protein: protein MKYGYARVSTRQQDLEGQLRQLEEERCDRVYFEKITGTKSDRPEFQKLLQEIETGDTLVVTKLDRFARSTQDALNTIKLLFEKGVRINVLNLGIIENTSTGRLIFTIFSAFADFERDLIVERTQEGKELAKQKPDFREGRPKKFNQQQINLAMNLLEDHSYKEVEKMTGISKSTLMRNKRKIINTSGNKLSD from the coding sequence ATGAAATATGGCTATGCACGGGTGAGTACCCGCCAACAAGATCTGGAAGGACAGCTGCGTCAACTCGAGGAGGAACGTTGCGACCGGGTTTACTTCGAAAAAATTACCGGAACAAAAAGTGATCGTCCAGAATTTCAAAAACTACTTCAGGAAATTGAAACAGGGGATACGTTGGTTGTGACGAAGCTGGACCGCTTCGCTCGCAGCACGCAAGATGCATTGAACACGATCAAGCTCTTATTCGAGAAGGGCGTGCGGATCAATGTGCTGAATCTAGGAATTATCGAAAATACGTCCACTGGAAGATTGATCTTCACGATTTTCAGCGCTTTTGCAGATTTTGAGAGGGATCTGATTGTGGAGCGTACGCAAGAGGGAAAAGAACTGGCCAAACAGAAACCCGATTTCCGGGAAGGGCGACCAAAAAAATTCAATCAGCAACAAATCAATTTGGCTATGAACCTATTGGAGGACCATTCCTACAAAGAAGTAGAAAAAATGACTGGAATCAGTAAGAGCACTTTGATGCGTAATAAGAGAAAAATTATAAATACATCAGGTAATAAGCTGAGTGATTAG
- a CDS encoding IS630 family transposase, producing the protein MPSKENAAFVACMEDVLDVYELPYDPQHPVVCMDEKPYQLLGESREPLPMRKGSDQKIDSEYVREGTCSIFIFTEPLGGVRHVNVRKQRTSVDWAEEIQYLVDIGYPNVEKITLVLDNLNTHTLASLYRAFPPEEARRIARRLEIHFTPLHGSWLNIAEIELNVMTRQCLHRRIDDFEKLRSELAAWERERNTRSSKIRWHFTNNQAREKMASLYPKIEKSNI; encoded by the coding sequence ATCCCGTCAAAAGAAAACGCAGCATTCGTAGCGTGCATGGAAGATGTCCTCGACGTGTATGAGTTACCTTACGATCCTCAACACCCAGTCGTTTGTATGGACGAAAAACCCTATCAACTTTTGGGTGAATCAAGAGAACCTCTTCCTATGCGAAAAGGCAGTGACCAAAAAATTGATTCTGAATATGTGCGAGAAGGCACTTGTAGCATTTTTATCTTCACTGAACCACTGGGTGGAGTCCGACACGTGAACGTACGTAAGCAACGAACGTCAGTAGATTGGGCCGAGGAGATTCAATACCTTGTAGATATTGGTTATCCCAATGTTGAAAAAATCACTTTAGTTCTGGATAATCTCAATACACATACACTCGCTTCACTCTACAGAGCATTCCCGCCCGAAGAGGCACGAAGGATAGCCCGCCGCTTAGAGATTCATTTCACGCCATTACATGGTAGTTGGTTGAATATTGCCGAAATAGAATTAAACGTTATGACCAGGCAATGTTTACATCGCAGAATTGATGATTTTGAAAAACTCCGTTCGGAGTTGGCTGCATGGGAGCGGGAACGGAATACCCGATCATCAAAAATCCGTTGGCATTTTACAAATAATCAAGCGCGAGAAAAGATGGCTTCGTTGTATCCAAAAATTGAAAAATCAAATATTTGA